AACCTCGTGCACCTGTTTGAAGAGCATGTGTAACGTAATTCTCGTCATCATGAATGGATAGTACGATGACCTTTGCTTCCGCATTAGCTTCCACTAAACGCCTTGTCGCCTCCACACCGTTTACTTTCGGCATATTGATGTCCATGATGAAGACGTCTGGATCATGCTTTTCCATTAGGTCAAGCGCTTCTTCTCCATCGTCACCTTCTGCCACAACGTGAAAGTTAGTTTCAAAATCCAGAATGCGTTTAACTCCTTCACGGAAAAGCTGATGATCATCAATAATCACGATTTTTGTCGTATCCATTCCTCTCATCCTCCCAAATACATCTTTAGCCTAACGGAATTTTGATGAAAACGGTGGTGCCTTTTCCAGACGAGGATTGGATGTCCATTTCTCCGCTGATCAGTTCCACTCTTTCTCTCATTCCTATTAGTCCAAACGACTTTTCTTTTTTTTCTGTCGTATCAAATCCTACTCCGTCATCTTTTACGATGACAATGATATGAGTAGGTTTCACTTCCAATTTTACATAAATGGAGCTTGCCTCAGCATGCTTTATGGCATTTGTCAGCGACTCCTGGACAAGCCGGAACACTGCTACCTCAAGGTTCGAGGAAATACGGTGTTCCACTCCGAGGTTCATAAATTCAATCTGCGGATATCCATTATGATAATCCTCGATAGTCGAAATATATTTCTTTAAAGTAGGCACCAACCCAAGATCGTCGAGTGCCATTGGTCGAAGGTCGTAAATAATCCTTCGCACTTCATATAGAGCGGAGCGCACCATTACTTTCAGGGAGCGGATCTCTGAAAGAGCTTCCCCAGGGCCCCGCTCCCGGAAAGTCCGGTCAATCAAGTCGGAGCGCATCATCACATTGGCCAGCATTTGCGCCGGTCCAT
This window of the Sutcliffiella horikoshii genome carries:
- a CDS encoding sensor histidine kinase, coding for MSRKVINSKQLDMIIEQMVKTVEVSKDEIFEIGESSRKEFENLGKELNAVKLEVAQLIQKQDKLEVQVRHARNRLSEVSRQFKNYTEDQIRQAYDHAHELQLELHTISQKEAQLRNRRNEIERRLLNLEETITKADRLVSQVSVILNYVTGDLQQVGQMIADASEKRDFGFKIMEAQEEERRRLSREIHDGPAQMLANVMMRSDLIDRTFRERGPGEALSEIRSLKVMVRSALYEVRRIIYDLRPMALDDLGLVPTLKKYISTIEDYHNGYPQIEFMNLGVEHRISSNLEVAVFRLVQESLTNAIKHAEASSIYVKLEVKPTHIIVIVKDDGVGFDTTEKKEKSFGLIGMRERVELISGEMDIQSSSGKGTTVFIKIPLG